The Labrus bergylta chromosome 15, fLabBer1.1, whole genome shotgun sequence genome includes a region encoding these proteins:
- the LOC109976528 gene encoding bifunctional protein GlmU-like has translation MSCVGSVTKATLRLANATASNTNEVLHLSGRYEIVSLVGTLNPDAHLHVCLADAEGGTVGGHVLGGLEVFTTAEVVIGEATQLQFERELDEQTGFPELVVQRR, from the exons ATGAGCTGTGTGGGGAGCGTCACCAAGGCGACGCTCAGGTTGGCAAACGCCACGGCATCAAACACAAACGAG GTGCTCCACCTGAGCGGGCGGTATGAGATCGTGTCCCTGGTCGGCACTCTGAACCCGGACGCTCACCTTCACGTCTGCCTGGCCGACGCCGAGGGCGGCACGGTGGGAGGCCACGTGCTGGGAGGTCTGGAGGTGTTCACCACGGCCGAGGTGGTGATCGGAGAGGCGACTCAGCTGCAGTTTGAGAGAGAGCTGGACGAGCAGACGGGTTTCCCCGAGCTCGTGGTCCAGCGGcgctga